The following DNA comes from Azospirillum sp. TSA2s.
CGCCGGCTGGAACGGGACAGCGGTCTCGCCCACCGTCCGCTGCACACCCTGCGCGACCGGCCCGCCGGCAACGACCCGACCGCCCAGGCTCTGTGGCGCCTGCATCAGGAGCGCACGCGCGCCGCCATGCGCGGCCTGCGCGTCGCTTGGCCGGGCACCGAGGTGCCGTCGCACGACCGCTATGCCCTGCGCGCCCTGGTGATCCTGACGCTGGTGGTCGCCGGTGCAGCATCCTGGGGTGACTGGCGCCCGCGCATCGCCGCCGCGCTGACCCCCCATTTCGCCAGCGGCACCGTCACGGCGGCGGCGACGCTCGACCTCTGGATCAACCCGCCCGACTATACCGGCCTGCCGCCGGTCTTCCTGAAATCCGGCTCCACCGCAAAGCCGGCAAGCCAGCAGACCGCCGGTTCCCCCACCGCCAACCACTCCGGCGACCACCCCGCCGACCAACCGGTGAAGGTGCCGCAGGGCAGCCTCGTGCTCGCCCGCGTCACCGGCGGCGGCGGCACCCCCAGCCTGGAGGCCGGCGACCAGACCGGCCCGTTCGAGGCGGTGGATTCGACCAATTTCCAGGTGCAGAAGCCGGTAAACGGCGGCACCCGCATCGCCGTCACCCAGGGCGGGCGCACGCTGGGCTCCTGGCCGATCGAGGTGGTGCCCGACCGCGCGCCCATCATCGCCCATGCCAATCCGCCCGCCGCCGGAGAGCGCGGCGCACTGAAGCTGGACTATGCCGCCCGCGACGACTACGGCCTGACCGAGGTGAAGGCGCAGATCCGCCGCGCACCCGATGTTCCGCCGCCCCCCGGCGCCGCGAACAACGGCGCCGCGAAGACCGAGGCGCCGAAGGCCGAGGCCGACCCGGTGCTGGAATTCCCGCTGTCGCTGCCCGGCGTCCGGCCGAAGGAGGCGCACGCCACCGCCTTCCAGGATCTGACCGCCCATCCCTGGGCCGGCATGCCGGTGACGGTTCGGCTGACCGCGACCGACGGCGCCGGCCAGACCGGCCGGTCGGAGGATGCGGCGATCATCCTGCCGGAACGGACCTTCAACCATCCCGTCGCCCGCGCCATCATCAACCAGCGCAAGGTCCTGACCCGCAATCCGCAGGAGTCGCGGGTCCAGGTCGCCCGCGCGCTGGCGGAGATCTCCGCGCGCCCCGGCACCTATGGCGACGACATCGTCGCCTTCCTGTCGCTGCGCACCGCCATGGCCCGGCTGATGCTGGACCAGAGCGCCGACTCCGTCCCGGCCCTGCAGCAGCTTCTGTGGGAAACCGCGCTCCGCATCGAGGATGGCGGGCTGTCGCTGGCGGAGAAGGACCTGCGCGACGCCGAGAAGCGGCTGTCCGAGGCGCTGGACAAGAACGCCTCCGACGAGGAACTGAACCGCCTGATGGACGAGCTGCAGGCGGCGCTCGACAAGTTCATGGACGCCATGGAACAGCGGATGATGGAGGCGCTGCAGCGCGGCGAGAAGATCCCGATGGTCCCGCCGGAAATGGCCGACCAGATGACCGACCGCAACGACCTCCAGCAGATGCTCGACAAGATGCGCGAGATGGCGCAGACGGGGTCGCGCGACGCCGCCCGCCAGATGCTGTCCCAGCTTCAGCAGATGCTGGAGAACATGCGGTCCGGCGCCATGGCCCAGATGAACCAGCAGCAGGCCCAGCAGCAGAACCAGGCCTGGGAGATGATGCAGCAGTTGCAGAAGCTGGCGCAGCAGCAGCAGCAACTCCTCGACCAGAGCTTCCGCCAGTCGCAGGAGTCGATGGACCAGCAGCAGCAGGGGCAGCAGGGCGAACAGCCCCGCGGCCGCCAGCCCAACCAGCGCCGCAACCAGAACGGCCAGCAGCAGAATCCGGGCAGCCCGACCCTGCAGAAGCAGGCCGAACAGCAGGAGGCTCTCCGTCGCCAGCTGGGCGAGCTGATGCGCCGCATGGGTGAACAGCAGGGCGGCGAGATCCCGCAGCCGCTGGGCCGCGCCGAGCGTGCCATGCGCGACGCCGCCCAGGCGCTGCAGCAGGGCGCCCCCGGCGCCGCGGTGCCGTCGCAGACGGAGGCGATGGAGCAGTTGCAGCAGGGCATGCAGGGCATGGCCGAACAGATGGCCCAGCAGATGATGGGCCAGGGGGGGCAGGCGATGATGGGCCAGCAGGGCCAGATGCCCCGCCAGGGCCGGGGACGCGACCCGCTGGGCCGCCGCCCGTCCGGCTACGGCATGCAGGATTCCAACGACGTGAAGATTCCCGAACAGTCGGAACTCCAGCGCGCCCGTGAAATCCTGGACGAACTCCGCCGCCGGTCCGGCCAGTACGGCCGCCCGCAGGAGGAACGCAACTACATCGACCGGCTGCTGAAACAGTTCTGATACCTGTCGGGGAATTCCGGCGATTCGGGCCGGAATTCCCGCCCGCCGAACCGCTTCGACTTGCAACGCTCCGCTCCCGCCGTCATTTCCTCAAATTCCGGCCAAACCGGAGCGGAGCGGTCGGCAAGTGGGGGAGAGCGGGCGTATGAAGGTCATCATCTGCGGTGCGGGACAGGTCGGGGCCAGCATCGCGCGGCATCTCGCGCTGGAAGACAACGACATCACGGTCATCGACACCTCGACCGAGCTTGCCCAGCGGATGGACGAGAGCCACGACGTGCGCGGCATGGTCGGCTACGCTTCGCACCCCGACGTGCTGGCCCAGGCGGGGGCGCGGGACGCCGACATGCTGATCGCCGTCACCCACTCCGACGAGGTCAACATGGTGGCCTGTCAGGTAGCCCATTCGGTGTTCGACATCCCGCTGCGCATCGCCCGTATCCGCAAGCAGGCCTATCTCCAGCCGGAATGGTCGAAGCTGTTCGCCCCGGAGCATCTGCCGATCAGCGTCGTCATCTCGCCGGAGGTGGAGATCGCCCACAGCATCGCGCGCCGCCTGCGCTCCCCCGGCGCGTTCGAGATGGTGCCGCTCGCCGACGGCAAGGTGCATCTGATCGGCGTCCACTGCACCAACAGCTCGCCACTGCTGAACACGCCACTGCGCCGCCTGACCGAGATGTTTCCCGACCTGCGCGCCGCCGTGCTGGCGGTCTTCCGCGACGGCACCGGCTTCGTGCCGAAGGGCAACGACCAGCTGCGGCTGGGCGACGACGTGCATCTGGTCTGCCGTACCGCCGACATCGTCCGCGTCGTCGCCCTGTTCGGCCACAGCGAGGCGCCGGCCCGCCGGCTGGTCATCGCCGGCGGCGGCAATGTCGGCTTCAATCTGGCGCAGATCGTCGAACGCCACATGCGCGGCATCTCCATCAAGATGATCGAGGGCAACGCCGACCGGGCGGAGCTGATCTCGCGCTCGCTGCGCTCCAGCACGGTGGTGCTGAACGGCGACGCGCTCGACCATGAGATCCTGGAGGAGGCGCAGGTCGGCCGGGCGGAGACCATCGTCGCCGTCACCAACGACGACGAGACCAACGTCTTCACCTCGCTGCTGGCCAAGCGCGCCGGCTGCGGCCGGGCGATCACGCTGCTGAACAAGACCTCCTACGCGCCGATCGTCGCCGGGCTGGGGATGGATGTCGTCGTCAACCCGGCGGCGGTCACCGTCTCCTCCATCCTGCGCCATGTCCGGCGCGGCCGGGTGGCGGCGGTGCAGACCATCGGCGACAATTTCGGCGAGGTGGTGGAGGCGGAGGCGCTGGAGACCTCGCGCGCCGTCAGCGGCCCCATCGGCACCATCGGCCTGCCGGCCGGCATGATGATCGGCGCGCTGGTCCGCGGCGGCGAGGTCATCATCCCCACCAGCCAGACGGTGATCGAACCGCGCGACCGCGTCATCGTGATGGCGACCGCCGATCTGGTGCGCAAGGTCGAAAAGCTGTTCGCAGTCGGGCTGGAATTCTTCTGATCGGCCGCTCCCTCCCGTTGAGAATTCGCAGCCGCCCCATTCTGCCGTCCAGAGACATCATGCCGAATTTCAGGCCGATCCTGTTCATCATCGCCATCGTGCTGCTGGCGCTCGCCGCGACGATGCTCATCCCGGCCGCGGTCGACTATGCCTATGGGAATCCGGATGCGCGGGTCTTCCTCTATTCCGCCGCCTTCACCGGTGCCTGCGGCGCGGCGCTGGCGTGGTCCGCGCGCTGCCACCTGCACGGCGGGCTGTCGCTGCGGCAGGCCTTCCTGCTGACGCCGCTGACCTGGACCACCACCGCGGCCTTCGCTGCCTTGCCGTTTCAGTTCGGCCATTTCCCCGACCTGTCGCTGAACTACGCCAACGCCTTCTTCGAGACGATGTCGGGGCTGACCACCACGGGATCGACCGTGCTGGTCGGGCTGGACCTGACGACGGAGGGGATCCTGCTGTGGCGGGCGCTGCTGCAATGGCTGGGCGGCATCGGCATCATCGGCGTCGCCATCGCGGTGCTGCCGGCGCTCAGGGTCGGCGGCATGCAGCTGTTCCGCACCGAATCCTCCGACCGCTCGCAGAAGGTGCTGCCGCGCGCCCAGCAGATCGCCAAGGCCATCACGGCGGTCTACACCGGACTGACGGTGATCTGCGGTCTCAGCTATTGGCTGGCCGGCATGACCCCGTTCGAGGCGGTGGTGCATGCGCTGACCAGCCTGTCGAGCGGCGGCTTCTCCACCTCGGACGCTTCGGCCGGGCATTTCAGGAATCCGGTGCTGCATTGGCTGATGACGCTGTTCATGCTGGCGGGCAGCCTGCCCTTCGTCCTCTATGTCCGCACCCTGACCGGCCAGCGCGACGCGCTGTGGCGCGACAGCCAGGTGCGCACCTACCTGACCTTCCTGACGGCGGTGATCCTGCCGCTCAGCCTCTGGCTGACGCTCAAGCACGACTACGGCTTTGCCGATGCGCTGCGTCTGGTCGCCTTCAACGTGGTCTCGGTCGTCACCACCACCGGCTACGCCTACACCGACTACAGCCTGTGGGGAAATCTGGCGGTCGGCGTGTTCTTCGGCCTGACCTTCATCGGCGGCTGCACCGGATCGACCGCCGGCGGCATCAAGATCTTCCGGTTCGAGGTGATGGCGACGGTGCTGCGCACCCACTTCCTCCACCTGATCTATCCCCGCGGCGTCTTCCCGCGCCAGTACGGCAACCGGCAACTGGACGACGACGTTCTGGGATCGGTGATCGTCTTCTTCGCGCTGTTCTTCACCGCCTACAGCGTCACCACGATCGCGCTGATGGCGCTGGGGCTGGACTTCATCACCAGCGCCAGCGCCGCAGTGACCGCGCTGGCCAATGTCGGCCCCGGACTGGGCGACGTCATCGGTCCGGCCGGGACCTTCGCCCCGCTGCCGGATTCGGCCAAATGGCTGCTGTCGCTGGCGATGCTGCTGGGCCGGCTGGAGCTGTTCACCGTGCTGGTGCTGTTCATGCCACAATTCTGGCGGGGCTGAAACGGCGACGGGACCGGCTTTCGCACGGTCCCGTCCCGAAACACCTCAACCGGTGCCCGGCATCATTCGTCAGGATTGTGGTTGGCGACGTGGTCCTGCATCTGTTCGGTCTGCACGGCCTTGCTGTCCAGGCCGCGGGCGTCGGAATGACGGGACTTGTCGCGGTTCGACAGCACTTCGTTGTCGCCGATGGAGCCGGCGGGCAGGTCGGTGGTGGCGCCGGTGCCGGTGCCCTTGCCCTGTCCACTCGGGCTCATGTGCTTCTTGCTGGCGTTCGCCATGGCGTTATCTCCGTCGGTTGGCCGTGTCGGTTGGCTGTACGGGGCCGCCGGGAAGACGGTCCCCGGCGGCCGACGGCTGGAAGCGGGATCAGGAGTGACCGTCAGGCCCACCCATTGTTACTGCGGCTTGCTCACTGCGGGTTGCGCGGCTTGGTGCTGTCCAGGCTGTTGGCCGTGCCATGGGCCGCGTCGTCGCCGGACATGCCGCTGTGGTTGGCATTGCTGCCGGTGCTGCCGGTGTTGTGGTCGCCGTTGCGCTTGCCCAGCGAGACGGTGTTGTCGTCGTACTTGAACTCCGCCATCTGCTTGACCTGATCCTCGGTCACCTGACGGGCGACGACGCGGTCGCCGTCGGTCCGCAGCAGGTTGTAATCCAGCGCCACCTGCTTGGCGCCGATGCCCAGCACGCCGCCGCGGTTCAGGATCACCTGGGTGGCCTTGCCGCTCTGGGCGTCGAGGATGATGTCGGCGACGTCGCCCAGCTTCTTGCCGTTCTCGCCGTAGACGTCCTTGCCCATCATCTTCTCGAAGCTGGTGCCCTGCTGGGCGGCGGCACCACCGGCGGAGGCGACGGCCGGGCGCTGGTCGCGGGCCATGCGCAGATGCTGTTCCAGCGTCGGCAGGGTCTGCTCGGCGAAGCGCTTCAGGTCGGCGTCCTTGCCGTTCTGCGCCTCCTCACGGAACAGCGAGACGGCGGTCTGGTGGGCGTCGGCCTGACCCTGCATATAGGCGGAATCGAACTGCTCGCCCTTCATGCCGCGCAGCTTGTCCAGCTTCTGCTGGTGTTCGGAATCGAGCTTGGTCGGCAGCGTCATCGACTTCTTCTGCGCCATCTCCTTCATGGCGTCGGAGGTCTTGGTGTGGTCGGACACCATGTGGCTGCCGAACTGCTTGACGTCCTTGTCCTTCGCCTGGTCCTGCGCCAGCTTGCCCGCCTGGATTTCGAACATGTCGCTCATCGCCGCCTTGGTGGCGAAATTCATGTCCTGCTGCGCCAGCTGGCCCTTCTCGGTCACCTTGGCGGTCGGCGTCGGCGTCTGGGCCAGGGACAGGGCGGGGGCCGCGAACAGAACCAGGGCGGCGGTCGCGAGAAGATGATGGCGTTTCATGGAGGCGGCTCCTGCAAATTCATGGTTTTCCGGTCGCCGACAGTCCGACCTCGCGGCCGGGCCGAAGCGCCCTTCTTCTCCACCTCAACCGTCGGGCGCGGCGGTCGTTCCCTTCCACCCGGCAGACTGGCCGGCCACCCACCCACCCATCCCCCACCCATCCGGACCACCCCGTCCGGTTCGTCCGGGGTGCCGCACCTGTGCACCGATTCGGCCAAGGGGGACGCGCCGGGGGTATAGCCGAAAGAGCACTCGGCCTAGGCCGCGCGTCCGGGGCAAGAAGGGTGGTCTATTACCCCGGTATGGAGGCCTGCTTGCTTCGTGACGCCCGCCATGTCCTGAACGGCACGCACATCGACTGCGATCTGTGCGTGATCGGTGGCGGTGCCGCCGGCCTGACCATCGCGCGCGAACTGGCGGGCGGCTGCTTGAGCGTCGTCCTGCTGGAAGGCGGTGGGCTGGAGGTCGACGGCATCTCCCAGGCGCTGTACGCCGGCCGCAACGTCGGCCTGCCCTATGAACGGCTGACCACCGCGCGCAGCCGCTATCTGGGCGGCAGCACAAATTGCTGGGGCGGCTTTTCCCGTCCGCTGGAGCCGGGCGATTTCGCCGAGCGCCCCTGGATGCCCGGCAGCGGCTGGCCGATCCCGCGCGACACGCTGATGCCCTATTACGAGCGCTCCCACGACGTGCTCGGCCTCGGTCCCTTCCAGTATGACAACGATTTCTGGATGGAACGGGTCGGCGGGCCGAAAACGGCGCTGATCCCGCTGGAAAACGACGGCAATGGCGGCGGCGATTTCGAGAACCGCGTCGCCCAGCTCAGCCCGCCGATCCGCATGGGCGAGGCCTATCGCGCCGAGATCGGGCGGGCGGCCAACATCACCGCCTTCCTCAACGCCAACGTCACCGGGCTGGACACCAACCCGACCGCCACCGCGGTGGAACGGGTGCAGGTCCGCACGCTGGCCGGCCCCAGCTTCACCGTCGGCGCCCGGCTGTTCGTGCTGGGCTGCGGCGGGATCGAGAATGCGCGCATCCTGCTGCTGTCCAACAAGGTGCAGGCGGCGGGGCTGGGCAACGGCAACGATCTGGTCGGCCGCTATTTCGCCGACCACCCGCGCTTCAAGACCTCGCCGATCCGCCTGACCCGGCAGGGGCAGCACCGCACGCTCTACGACGTAAGCCTGTGCCTCGCCCGGCGGCGGCTGCGCCGGCCCCATCCGTCGATCGCGCTGGCGCTGTCGCCGACGGCGGAGCTTCAGGAACGGCATGGGTTGCCCAACTCGCGCACATATCTCGTCGCCTCCTACCATTCCGGGGCGCTGGACGCCTTCAAGGCGATGCGCGACCTGCGGCTCCTGCCCTCGCGCCACAGCTGCCGCCGCTTCGGCGTGTCGGAGGACGAGGCGGCGAGCCTGCTGCGCAATGCCGGCCCGCGCATCCTGCGCAGCCTGCCGCAGCTGACCCATGCGCTGTTCGACAGCACCATCGACCCCGGCTGGCTGTCTCGCCGCTTCACCCTGGAAACGGTGCTGGAGCCGGTGCCCAACCCGGACAGCCGGGTGACGCTTGACCACGCCACCGACCCGTTCGGTTGCAACCTGCCGCGGGTGGACTGGCGCCTGACCGATCAGGACCGCCGGGGCGCCACCGAGACCCAGCGCCTGCTGCGCGAGGACCTGCTGCACCGCGGCCTGATCACCGTGGAGGACGGGGGCGAGGCGTCGGCCGAGGCGACGATGGCCGATGTCGGCTGGTGCTGGCACCATATGGGCACCACCCGCATGCATGAATCGCCGCGCCACGGCGTGGTCGATCCGGACGGCCGGGTCCATGGCGTCGGCAATCTCTATGTCGCCGGCAGCTCCGTCTTCCCGACCATGGGGGCGGACCATCCGACCATGACCATCGTGGCGCTCGCCCTGCGGATGACCGACCGCATCCTCGCCCTGCTAAAGGACGAACGCAGCAGTCCGCCCGCTCCCGCGGTCGCCGCCTCGCTTTGAGCGGGGCGGCGGCATCCTATATTCCTCTCCTTCGCGGAGAGGATTTCACCATGGATCTGTTCGACGATGTCCCGGCCCCACGTCCGGAGGGGTTGCCGCTTCCGGACGGTCCGCTGCCGGACATCGTGGCGCCGGGGTTGGACTGCCTGTTCGTCGGCTTCAATCCCGGTTTGCGGTCGGGGGCGCTCGGCCATCATTACGCCGGGCGCGGCAACCAGTTCTGGCGCCTGCTGGCCGAGGCCGGCCTGACCCCGCGCCTCTACCGGCCGGAGGAGGACGTGACCCTGCCGGCCATCGGGCTCGGCTCCACCAACCTCGTCGCCCGCGCCACCGCCAGCGCCGCAGAGCTGTCGCGGGCGGAACTGCGCGGCGGGGTGCCCCGGCTGGCGCGGATCGTCGCCTTCGTCCGGCCGCGGGTGCTGGCCTATACCGGCAAGGGCGTCTATCTGGCGGCGACCGGCCTGCCCGACGCCCCCTGGGGCGTGCAGGACCGCGGCCTGTTCGACGGCGTTGCCGACGTGGTGGTGCCCTCCCCCAGCGGCCTCGCCCGCCTGCCCTTCGAGGAAAAGCTGCGCTGGTTCCGCGAGGTGCGGGCCGAGATCGGGCGGCGGCGGCCCGGCTCCCTTGCAATTCCTGGCTAGGCGGTAGAGATAACGATCCGGACGGGGAATGCCGGCAGGCGGTGGGGGAACGCGGGTGGCAATCCCCCTGCCCTGGCGGTTCGCCGGGAAAGGCTGGGGGCATCGGCACCGCCTTGAGCGATGCTGTGCCCCGCATGACCGCCATACACCGCCACAGCACCCGCCACGACCCACTGCCCGCGCCGGAGACCGACATGGTCGCCCGGCAGCTGCGCCGCCGTCATTCGGCAGTGCTTGCGCTGGCCGTCCTGCTGCTGGCCGGGGTGCTGCGCGCCGCCTTCTACCTCACCGCGCTGACGCCCACCCAGACGGCGACCGGCACGGCACCCGCCACAGCGACGGCCATGGCCGATCCCTGGGGACCGCATCTGCCAACGCCGTCCCTTCCGGTCGTCAAATCCTTGCGGCTCGCCAGGTTTCTGCGCATCGAGCCGCCACGCAAAAAAGAACCGGCGGAGACGTCCGTCCCCGCCGGTCCGATGCGGGTCGATCCCGCGGTGAGGCTGCTGGTGGACCAGGGCTGGCCCGGCCGCCGGGCGGCGGCGCTTCCCGCCACCGCCCGGACAGCCAGCATAGGGGCGGCCAGCATCGCCCCGCCCCCGCAACTGACCTCGGCCCAATCGGTCCCCGCCCAATTGACGGCGGAGACCAAGTCGGCCTCACCCTAGCCGCCCCTACTCAGCTGACGATGCCGCCCCGGCTGAAGGGCAGCGTCTGCAGCGGCTGTCCGGTCACCGAGAAGACGGCGTTCGCCACCGCCGGCGCCACGGTCGGGACGCCGGGTTCGCCGGCGCCGGTCGGCCGTTCGTGCGACGGCACGATGTGGACCTCCACCGCCGGCATGTCCGACATCCGCATCGGCAGATAGCTGTCGAAGTTGGCCTGATCCACCTTGCCGTCGGTCATGGTGATCTCGTCGCGCAACGCATGGCCGATGCCCCAGCCGGCGCCGCCCTCCATCTGCGCCTTGACGATGTCGGGGTTGACGACCTCGCCGCAATCGACTGCGACGACCACCCGGTCCACCTTGATCTGCCCCTTGGCGTCGACCGACACGTCGGCGACATGGGCGACATAGGTGTTGAAGCTTTCATGCACGGCAACGCCGCGACCCTTGCCCTGCGGCAGCGGCTGGCCCCAGCCGGCCTTCTCCGCCGCCAGCTTCAGCACGCCGGCCAGACGCGGATGGTCCTTCAGCATCTCCATGCGGAAGGCCACCGGGTCCTTGCCGGCCGCCTTGGCGAGACGGTCGATCATCACCTCCTTGGCATAGGCCGTGTGGGTGTGCCCGACCGAGCGCCACCACAGCGTCGTCACCGGCGAGGCGACGGTGTGCGCGTCCACCGCAAGGTTCGCCACCGGATAGGCCATGTCCGAGGCGCCCTCGACCATCGTCGCATCGACGCCGTTCTTGACCATCACCGCCTCGAACGGCGTGCCGGCCATGAAGCTCTGGCCGACGATCCGCTGCTTCCAGCCGACCAGATCGCCCTTGGCATCGACCGCCGCGGTGATCCGGTGCAGGACCAGCGGACGGTAGCGGCCGCCCTTGATGTCGTCCTCGCGCGTCCAGACCAGATGCACCGGGGCCTTGGGATAGGCCTTGGCGATGGTCACCGCCTCGGCGATGTAGTCGGCGCTGGGGGTGGCGCGTCGGCCAAAGCTGCCGCCGGCCCACTGGGTCTCGATCTTCACCTGCTCCGGCTTGCAGCCCAGGATGTGGGCGGCGGTCATCTGCTCGACCGTCTGGAACTGCGACCCGGCCCAGATGGTGCAGCCACCTTCCGGATTCAGCGCCACCACGGCGTTCAGCGGCTCCATCGGCGCGTGGGCGAGGTAGGGGAAGACGAACTCGCCTTCCACCACATTGCCGCCCTTGGCCTTGGCGTCGGCAATCGCCTTCTCCGCATCGCCCTTGGCGGCGGCGACGTCACCCGGCTTCTCCGCCGCCTTGCGGTAGTCGGCCAGCATGGCGTCGGTGCCGCGCGTCTCGGCCTTGGCATCGTCCCAGGCGACCGTCAGCGCCTCGCGGCCCTTGATGGCGGCCCAGGTGTTCCTGGCGATCACCACGACGCCGACCGGCAGGGTCAGCACCTCGATGACGCCCGGCACCTTGCGGGCGGCGGCGTCATCGACGCTCTTCACCGTGCCGCCGAAG
Coding sequences within:
- a CDS encoding DUF4142 domain-containing protein; translation: MKRHHLLATAALVLFAAPALSLAQTPTPTAKVTEKGQLAQQDMNFATKAAMSDMFEIQAGKLAQDQAKDKDVKQFGSHMVSDHTKTSDAMKEMAQKKSMTLPTKLDSEHQQKLDKLRGMKGEQFDSAYMQGQADAHQTAVSLFREEAQNGKDADLKRFAEQTLPTLEQHLRMARDQRPAVASAGGAAAQQGTSFEKMMGKDVYGENGKKLGDVADIILDAQSGKATQVILNRGGVLGIGAKQVALDYNLLRTDGDRVVARQVTEDQVKQMAEFKYDDNTVSLGKRNGDHNTGSTGSNANHSGMSGDDAAHGTANSLDSTKPRNPQ
- a CDS encoding xanthine dehydrogenase family protein molybdopterin-binding subunit; the protein is MLHHLIRHAAEHGFPESGFAPGPLPAPSRRGFLKAIGVGAGALVIGAHLPMPALAAEAAPKIVGPADPRPHAFIIVAPDNTVTVLAKHLDKGQGIVTGLATIAAEELDADWPQVRGAFAPANQKLYANHMFGVQGTGGSTAVANSWDELRMAGAAARAMLVAAAAARWNVPAGEVTVSKGVVRHAASNRSLTFGELAEEAAKLPVPQQVKLKDQKDYVLIGNPDLHRLDHISKTNGTAIFAMDIRRPGQVTAVLARSPRFGGTVKSVDDAAARKVPGVIEVLTLPVGVVVIARNTWAAIKGREALTVAWDDAKAETRGTDAMLADYRKAAEKPGDVAAAKGDAEKAIADAKAKGGNVVEGEFVFPYLAHAPMEPLNAVVALNPEGGCTIWAGSQFQTVEQMTAAHILGCKPEQVKIETQWAGGSFGRRATPSADYIAEAVTIAKAYPKAPVHLVWTREDDIKGGRYRPLVLHRITAAVDAKGDLVGWKQRIVGQSFMAGTPFEAVMVKNGVDATMVEGASDMAYPVANLAVDAHTVASPVTTLWWRSVGHTHTAYAKEVMIDRLAKAAGKDPVAFRMEMLKDHPRLAGVLKLAAEKAGWGQPLPQGKGRGVAVHESFNTYVAHVADVSVDAKGQIKVDRVVVAVDCGEVVNPDIVKAQMEGGAGWGIGHALRDEITMTDGKVDQANFDSYLPMRMSDMPAVEVHIVPSHERPTGAGEPGVPTVAPAVANAVFSVTGQPLQTLPFSRGGIVS
- the trkA gene encoding Trk system potassium transporter TrkA, giving the protein MKVIICGAGQVGASIARHLALEDNDITVIDTSTELAQRMDESHDVRGMVGYASHPDVLAQAGARDADMLIAVTHSDEVNMVACQVAHSVFDIPLRIARIRKQAYLQPEWSKLFAPEHLPISVVISPEVEIAHSIARRLRSPGAFEMVPLADGKVHLIGVHCTNSSPLLNTPLRRLTEMFPDLRAAVLAVFRDGTGFVPKGNDQLRLGDDVHLVCRTADIVRVVALFGHSEAPARRLVIAGGGNVGFNLAQIVERHMRGISIKMIEGNADRAELISRSLRSSTVVLNGDALDHEILEEAQVGRAETIVAVTNDDETNVFTSLLAKRAGCGRAITLLNKTSYAPIVAGLGMDVVVNPAAVTVSSILRHVRRGRVAAVQTIGDNFGEVVEAEALETSRAVSGPIGTIGLPAGMMIGALVRGGEVIIPTSQTVIEPRDRVIVMATADLVRKVEKLFAVGLEFF
- a CDS encoding GMC oxidoreductase, translated to MLRDARHVLNGTHIDCDLCVIGGGAAGLTIARELAGGCLSVVLLEGGGLEVDGISQALYAGRNVGLPYERLTTARSRYLGGSTNCWGGFSRPLEPGDFAERPWMPGSGWPIPRDTLMPYYERSHDVLGLGPFQYDNDFWMERVGGPKTALIPLENDGNGGGDFENRVAQLSPPIRMGEAYRAEIGRAANITAFLNANVTGLDTNPTATAVERVQVRTLAGPSFTVGARLFVLGCGGIENARILLLSNKVQAAGLGNGNDLVGRYFADHPRFKTSPIRLTRQGQHRTLYDVSLCLARRRLRRPHPSIALALSPTAELQERHGLPNSRTYLVASYHSGALDAFKAMRDLRLLPSRHSCRRFGVSEDEAASLLRNAGPRILRSLPQLTHALFDSTIDPGWLSRRFTLETVLEPVPNPDSRVTLDHATDPFGCNLPRVDWRLTDQDRRGATETQRLLREDLLHRGLITVEDGGEASAEATMADVGWCWHHMGTTRMHESPRHGVVDPDGRVHGVGNLYVAGSSVFPTMGADHPTMTIVALALRMTDRILALLKDERSSPPAPAVAASL
- a CDS encoding TrkH family potassium uptake protein; translated protein: MPNFRPILFIIAIVLLALAATMLIPAAVDYAYGNPDARVFLYSAAFTGACGAALAWSARCHLHGGLSLRQAFLLTPLTWTTTAAFAALPFQFGHFPDLSLNYANAFFETMSGLTTTGSTVLVGLDLTTEGILLWRALLQWLGGIGIIGVAIAVLPALRVGGMQLFRTESSDRSQKVLPRAQQIAKAITAVYTGLTVICGLSYWLAGMTPFEAVVHALTSLSSGGFSTSDASAGHFRNPVLHWLMTLFMLAGSLPFVLYVRTLTGQRDALWRDSQVRTYLTFLTAVILPLSLWLTLKHDYGFADALRLVAFNVVSVVTTTGYAYTDYSLWGNLAVGVFFGLTFIGGCTGSTAGGIKIFRFEVMATVLRTHFLHLIYPRGVFPRQYGNRQLDDDVLGSVIVFFALFFTAYSVTTIALMALGLDFITSASAAVTALANVGPGLGDVIGPAGTFAPLPDSAKWLLSLAMLLGRLELFTVLVLFMPQFWRG
- a CDS encoding TIGR02302 family protein, which produces MKQNERRGDSGPGQNQAAQNRAADDRGDSDGVTEPRLRLAQARAALLWERLGPALWAPLSVLGAFLALALLNLLVLLPGWLHGLALLVLAAAFLLSLVIGVRRFRSPAEDEARRRLERDSGLAHRPLHTLRDRPAGNDPTAQALWRLHQERTRAAMRGLRVAWPGTEVPSHDRYALRALVILTLVVAGAASWGDWRPRIAAALTPHFASGTVTAAATLDLWINPPDYTGLPPVFLKSGSTAKPASQQTAGSPTANHSGDHPADQPVKVPQGSLVLARVTGGGGTPSLEAGDQTGPFEAVDSTNFQVQKPVNGGTRIAVTQGGRTLGSWPIEVVPDRAPIIAHANPPAAGERGALKLDYAARDDYGLTEVKAQIRRAPDVPPPPGAANNGAAKTEAPKAEADPVLEFPLSLPGVRPKEAHATAFQDLTAHPWAGMPVTVRLTATDGAGQTGRSEDAAIILPERTFNHPVARAIINQRKVLTRNPQESRVQVARALAEISARPGTYGDDIVAFLSLRTAMARLMLDQSADSVPALQQLLWETALRIEDGGLSLAEKDLRDAEKRLSEALDKNASDEELNRLMDELQAALDKFMDAMEQRMMEALQRGEKIPMVPPEMADQMTDRNDLQQMLDKMREMAQTGSRDAARQMLSQLQQMLENMRSGAMAQMNQQQAQQQNQAWEMMQQLQKLAQQQQQLLDQSFRQSQESMDQQQQGQQGEQPRGRQPNQRRNQNGQQQNPGSPTLQKQAEQQEALRRQLGELMRRMGEQQGGEIPQPLGRAERAMRDAAQALQQGAPGAAVPSQTEAMEQLQQGMQGMAEQMAQQMMGQGGQAMMGQQGQMPRQGRGRDPLGRRPSGYGMQDSNDVKIPEQSELQRAREILDELRRRSGQYGRPQEERNYIDRLLKQF
- a CDS encoding mismatch-specific DNA-glycosylase — encoded protein: MDLFDDVPAPRPEGLPLPDGPLPDIVAPGLDCLFVGFNPGLRSGALGHHYAGRGNQFWRLLAEAGLTPRLYRPEEDVTLPAIGLGSTNLVARATASAAELSRAELRGGVPRLARIVAFVRPRVLAYTGKGVYLAATGLPDAPWGVQDRGLFDGVADVVVPSPSGLARLPFEEKLRWFREVRAEIGRRRPGSLAIPG